The following coding sequences are from one Haliotis asinina isolate JCU_RB_2024 chromosome 3, JCU_Hal_asi_v2, whole genome shotgun sequence window:
- the LOC137279044 gene encoding soluble scavenger receptor cysteine-rich domain-containing protein SSC5D-like, with protein sequence MSVLLYSRQPRCISDWSSRWSSAATPGACQSRDSTVAESRKQRSAIPQSPHPNHTPASLSTPQPYSSVSTPQPYYSLCHHIPTLIQPQSPHPNLITASVSTPQPYYSLSLHTPTLLQPQSPHPNLTPHSPHPNLTTASLSTPQTYSSVSTPQPYSSLCLHTPTLLLSLHTPTIVQPQSQHPNLTPQSPHPNLTPQSPHPNLTTASVSTPQPYYRLSLHTPTLLQPQSPHPNLTTASVSIPQPYSSVSIPQPYSSVSTPQPYYSLTLHTPNPQSPHPNLTTGSVSTPQPYYSLSLHTPTILQPQSPHPNLTTASVSTPQPYYSLSLHTPTLLQPQSPHPNLTTASVSIPQPYSSLSLHTPTLLQPQSPHPNLTTASVSTPQPYYSLSLHTPTLLQPQSPHPNLTTASVSIPQPYSSLSLHTPTILQPQSPYPNHTPASVMIPSTLLQPQ encoded by the exons ATGTCGGTGCTTCTCTACAGCCGCCAGCCAAGGTGTATATCTGACTGGAGTTCGCGATGGTCTTCTGCCGCGACACCAGGCGCCTGTCAGAGCAGGGACAGCACTGTGGCAGAAAGCCGAAAGCAGCGCTCTGCCATT CCTCAGTCACCACATCCCAACCATACTCCAGCCTCACTCTCCACACCCCAACCTTACTCCTCAGTCTCCACACCCCAACCTTACTACAGCCTCTGTCACCACATCCCAACCTTAATCCAGCCTCAGTCTCCACACCCCAACCTTATTACAGCCTCAGTCTCCACACCCCAACCTTACTACAGCCTCAGTCTCCACACCCCAACCTTACTACAGCCTCAGTCTCCACACCCCAACCTTACTCCTCACTCTCCACACCCCAACCTTACTACAGCCTCACTCTCCACACCCCAAACGTACTCCTCAGTCTCCACACCCCAACCTTACTCCAGCCTCTGTCTCCATACCCCAACCTTACTCCTCAGTCTCCACACCCCAACCATAGTCCAGCCTCAATCTCAGCACCCCAACCTTACTCCTCAGTCTCCACACCCCAACCTTACTCCTCAGTCTCCACACCCCAACCTTACTACAGCCTCAGTCTCCACACCCCAACCTTACTACAGGCTCAGTCTCCACACCCCAACCTTACTACAGCCTCAGTCTCCACACCCCAACCTTACTACAGCCTCTGTCTCCATACCCCAACCTTACTCCTCAGTCTCCATACCCCAACCTTACTCCTCAGTCTCCACACCCCAACCTTACTACAGCCTCACTCTCCACACCCCAAAC CCTCAGTCTCCACACCCCAACCTTACTACAGGCTCAGTCTCCACACCCCAACCTTACTACAGCCTCAGTCTCCACACCCCAACCATACTCCAGCCTCAGTCTCCACACCCCAACCTTACTACAGCCTCAGTCTCCACACCCCAACCTTACTACAGCCTCAGTCTCCACACCCCAACCTTACTACAGCCTCAGTCTCCACACCCCAACCTTACTACAGCCTCAGTCTCCATACCCCAACCTTACTCCAGCCTCAGTCTCCACACCCCAACGTTACTCCAGCCTCAGTCTCCACACCCCAACCTTACTACAGCCTCAGTCTCCACACCCCAACCTTACTATAGCCTCAGTCTCCACACCCCAACCTTACTACAGCCTCAGTCTCCACACCCCAACCTTACTACAGCCTCAGTGTCCATACCCCAACCTTACTCCAGCCTCAGTCTCCACACCCCAACCATACTCCAGCCTCAGTCTCCATACCCCAACCATACTCCAGCCTCAGTCATGATACCATCCACCTTACTGCAGCCTCAGTGA
- the LOC137278478 gene encoding 1,25-dihydroxyvitamin D(3) 24-hydroxylase, mitochondrial-like has product MALKFATVVLTARQARLALVFCRGKATTVTSQSDMNEEAKPMSQIPGPKGLARISSTFQSARNAAASHKWIQRRHEEFGPIFRESTGVIDLVFLSDADAVEQLLRQDGKYPERVQIDHWLDYRKRHGIPTGLVMADGPHWHRLRRVIDKPMLKIRAVNSYAVEFNDVVAEFIARMHRVRRSDNSIPDLAEELFGWSVESIGRLLFEKKLGCLSDQRDQETQAFIDSVHAVFESTREMIFLPSWAARIVMRNVWKRHEEAWGTIFRVANDIIGAKLRQIQEKGDDGSEVGFLASFVQENTLSIEDIYSNVSELLGAAIDTTSNTTQMTLHEIAKNPQVQGRILEEVNRVVPPDQQPTAEHLKDMHYLKAVIKETLRMYPTAPVVLRILQQEATILGYTIPKGVSLAVHLYPLGRNPKYYDDPDEFRPERWLRDEGNKKIHAFAWLPFGFGPRMCVGRRVAELEMQLLISQLVRKFHIEPVSHKPMRMKTNLLLMPVDPVEIRLVDRVKT; this is encoded by the exons ATGGCTTTGAAATTTGCTACTGTTGTGTTGACGGCGAGGCAAGCTAGACTTGCTTTGGTCTTCTGTAGAGGAAAGGCGACAACCGTGACTTCACAGTCAGACATGAATGAGGAAGCTAAGCCGATGTCACAAATCCCCGGCCCTAAAGGCTTAGCAAGGATCAGCAGCACCTTCCAGTCCGCCAGAAATGCTGCGGCATCTCACAAATGGATCCAACGGCGACATGAAGAATTTGGACCTATATTCAGGGAAAGTACGGGAGTAATTGATCTCGTCTTTTTATCCGACGCAGATGCAGTCGAACAGCTGTTGAGACAGGATGGGAAATACCCAGAGCGGGTACAAATTGACCATTGGCTGGATTACCGGAAGAGGCACGGGATCCCAACAGGGCTTGTCATGGC AGATGGGCCTCACTGGCATCGACTCAGAAGGGTCATCGATAAACCCATGCTCAAAATCCGAGCTGTCAACTCCTACGCCGTGGAGTTCAATGACGTTGTTGCCGAGTTCATTGCCCGGATGCACCGTGTGCGGAGGTCGGATAATTCCATCCCGGATCTTGCCGAAGAGTTGTTTGGTTGGAGTGTTGAAT CTATTGGCCGACTCTTGTTTGAGAAGAAACTGGGCTGCTTGTCCGACCAGCGTGACCAAGAGACACAAGCCTTCATTGACagcgtccatgcagtgtttgaaAGCACAAGGGAAATGATATTCCTCCCGTCGTGGGCAGCTCGAATAGTCATGCGGAATGTTTGGAAACGGCACGAGGAGGCATGGGGCACTATATTTAGAGTCG CCAATGACATCATAGGCGCCAAACTGCGACAGATCCAGGAGAAGGGTGACGATGGTTCTGAGGTGGGCTTTCTTGCCAGCTTCGTTCAAGAGAACACACTGTCCATAGAAGACATATACAGCAACGTGTCTGAACTCCTTGGTGCTGCCATTGACACG ACATCTAACACTACCCAGATGACACTGCACGAAATTGCCAAAAATCCACAGGTTCAGGGTAGAATTCTGGAGGAAGTAAACAGAGTTGTGCCCCCTGACCAGCAACCAACCGCAGAACATCTGAAAGACATGCATTACTTGAAGGCGGTCATTAAAGAAACTCTCAG GATGTACCCGACTGCTCCCGTTGTTCTTCGGATCCTGCAGCAGGAGGCCACCATTCTAGGTTACACCATACCTAAAGGG GTGTCCCTAGCCGTTCATCTCTATCCTCTGGGGCGTAATCCCAAATACTACGATGATCCAGACGAGTTTCGTCCAGAACGCTGGCTCAGGGACGAAGGCAACAAGAAGATACACGCGTTTGCTTGGTTGCCGTTCGGGTTTGGACCTCGCATGTGTGTAG GGCGGCGTGTGGCTGAACTTGAAATGCAGTTGCTCATATCACAG CTTGTCCGGAAGTTCCACATTGAACCAGTGTCTCACAAACCAATGAGGATGAAGACGAACCTTCTCTTGATGCCTGTGGATCCCGTTGAAATACGCCTTGTAGACAGAGTCAAGACTTAA